Within Cydia pomonella isolate Wapato2018A chromosome 26, ilCydPomo1, whole genome shotgun sequence, the genomic segment tagtttttgttgaagtaagaaaaatattcataataaaaatataaataattttctacgTATTTTTTGGCCACCCTATGTCGTTTTACTTTAGGACTATTTAATTAACATACtcgtaataagtaagtaaatgatGTTCTTGTGCGTATAGAGTAGGGAGTGCAAACCGGACTGATATTCAATCCAGCCGGATCCAGCCGGATTTTGACCAGAATCCTGCCGGATCCCGGCCGGCCGGGTCTGGTGTAGTACAAGAATTTTggagttaattaaatgacacaTTTTTCAAGATTTTTGCGTAATATGAGAAATAAATCGATGAGTGTAGATAGACACCGAACcgattatatatttgaattatcGCATACGATCGCTTCTGCCTTGATGAGGATTAACTATGTCGACATTGGTTAATTTTAACCGACTGATTTACCTTAGTCATATAGGGAAAAAATCAATGCATTTTgctgttttattataaaatatggcAATTCAAGTACACAAAGTCTTAGCGTCTGCCGCACCCGCAGCTGCTGGAGCCGCCGATCTGCTGAGTGATGGCGACGCAGTCCCCACAGCCGTAACACACCGGCGCCGAACCGCTGGTGTCAAACTTGCCCTCGAACGCCACCGCGCTCAGGTACGGGAGCGTACCGGACAGGTCCAGGTCGCCGGACAGGCCGAGGTCGGAGGCGACGGCGATGCCGGACGGCGCGATGGGGCCGGCGCTGGTCACGGTTAAAGCTCCGCCATTGTTGGACACCTCGATGGACTGGCAGCCGCAGCTTCTCTGAGCGGAGATGCTCTAAAACATCCAAGAAAATATACAGCTTTTGTATGAGAATTGTATGAgaagaaaatataagtaaattcttttaaaattaaccaTCATGTGCTTAGAACGAAATATCTTTTGGTCTGAACTCCTTTAGGTTACGGGCTCTCCTActcttggttttttttttctcgaaaCAGAACAAAATCGATTGTTTGGCATGTAAACTATAGCGAATATTGATTTATTCTATGTCAACtaagtattttacttataaaactACAGGATATTCAACATTTAATAGTTTATTGTGTTCATAATTACCTGAACCAATAAGGCAGCGGCACAGAAAATCACAGCCTTGAAAGACATTTCGTAAATTTGTTAGCAAACTAGGAATGAATATTCCGGTCGAAGACTCCATTTTTTATACTGTTCCAATATCTCTTGCTTAACTTCGaggaaaaacaattaattaataatatgcaTTGAACATTATCACAAATAATGTAATAGTCTTGACACAAAAacctattaataaatatttagtaagaACGGAATTTCAGGCTTATCTTCAACATATTTCTCCATTCACATTACAATGTTAGTATAAAAATTGGTTCAAATTCTGGGTTGATCATTCTGTCAAAGAAGTACACAAGTCACGAACAATGTCTCGCTTCAGCATCCTTATTCTCTGCGTCATGGCTTGCCTGATCCAGGTAAAATAGGTTTAAAATTAAGTGAGGAAGCCACCATAAAGAAGTAAAtgacaaaaacatattttgctaATAATTTATAGATCGTGTGATTCATgacgacgcatgccttgactcgtattgtaatattattaaaggttagatttgacaaatcagcgcgtcatcgtggatgacacgatgacacgaactataatatccaaaatgacatgtaaactattaattttattagtttgCTTTTTAGAAAGACTTTCGACTGGAATTATTTAATGTTTTCAGAGTATTaccgataaattaaaaaaataatttgcacTATATTTCTtccaaaatacaaaattaaatttcgcGTTAGCCAtttgaaaaatgaaataatcTACTGAGATCAGAGACTACTTTGCAGGTCCTTTGATGGTGAATTTTACGATACTCATTTTGGAACGGATGCATATTCAAACCTATTTCTTCCACGAACAAAACTTAAGAAGTTTTCTTTTACATCTATAACTTTATTACAGATGGCTTTAAGCCAGAATTGCGGTTGCAACCAACTCTCGTACAACGCTGGCTCGTACGGCGGCACCGGCACCGGACAGGTGGGCGTGTCCGGCAACATCGACGCGTGCGGCAACACCTGCATCGTCGGTTCCGTGCCCGTGCTCGGCTCCGTGGACTTTGGCGGCAAGGTCGCCGCGTCCGGCTCCGTGTCCATCTCTGGACAGTGCGGATGCGGATgcaactaaattatttttaataaccttTTTTTACTCATTACACAAGTATTTCTAAATAAGAActggttttgtttttaatgtcaGCATGCGACTGAGTTTTGGGTGGATACTAAAATCTCCATAATAGCTACACTTTTTGCATTATTGTCTAAGAATTCTCGCTGATTAGTGTGGGGGATGGTAAATATTGTATTGGTTGCATCCAACACGAGtttttaatacctacataattcaTAGTAGTTTTGCTAAGGAGTAAAAACTTAGGAATGCGCGTTGTATACCTATGTCAGAAAAATAGtcattttatcatttaaatcaattataattataacatagaaAAGATTGCACTAAATAGAACGTTTTATGTGTATATTTACAATACatttggtgctactttatcgcacgaGTGCGATGATGAGCACATTACGTATCCATGTcggaaatttaaagggccatatgtactgtaaaatgttgcacGATACATGTCTGAATAGgcaatttgcaactcgtgtcgatttaaatcaCTCCCTTCGTGTTAAAGCACTCCGgtggtgttttaatttattcccACTTGCATTGCGTTGCATGT encodes:
- the LOC133531828 gene encoding chorion class CB protein M5H4-like translates to MSFKAVIFCAAALLVQSISAQRSCGCQSIEVSNNGGALTVTSAGPIAPSGIAVASDLGLSGDLDLSGTLPYLSAVAFEGKFDTSGSAPVCYGCGDCVAITQQIGGSSSCGCGRR